GTTAAGCTTGTTGAAAATAAGTGTGTTGCTGAAGTATCTGAAGAAAAGCCTACAATTTCCTGTGATGCAGATAGTACCGAGTTAGTCGGTGGGGTTTGTGTTTCACTTGTAGAAGAAGTTTCTTGTGACACCGAAAGCACTGAGCTAGTCGATGGTGTTTGCGTTGCTAAAAGTGAGCCTGTTGTTTGCGGCGAAGGTACTGAATTAAACGAGGATAGCGAGTGTGTGATTGCAAACCCTACTCCTAAAGTTAAGTAGTTCCACAGATCCCTGGCAGTTATTCTGCGAGGGACTGCAATTCAAGCTCTGACGTGTCGAAATCTAGAACATAGGGTACTCGAAAGTGCTTTAGAGCAGATGGTTCTCCACCGATCCCCCCGAATAGAAACAAAGCGTTTCCATGTTTCAGCATGCAATGATGCATCCTTCCTTCAGGAACTCCTTTTTGAGGAAATCTCTTCCATCTGAGGAGTCTTAGATCGAGAATCCAGCCATCATTTGAAAACTCATGAGTCTCAAAACGTCCACCCCATAAGAGCACTGATGTTTCGTCAACTAGAGTCAATGACGGATTTTTTATTACGGAGTAGCGTTTATCAGGAATCGATGGAACCGATCGCCATGAGTTGGTCAACCCATCATATATTGCTCCCGAGTTAGAGTCCCTCTCGGGATTTGCTCCTCCCCATATCAAAACCTTTTGATTACCAAAGGAAACTGATCTAGCATTTGATCGTGGCGATAGTGGTGAGGGCGCTACTTTCTCCCAAGTACTATTGTCGGGAAAAACGATAAAGCCATCGTTAGACCTTTTATTGTTCTGAAAACCACCCCAAACAAACACATTTCGACCCATAGGTTCTGCAACATGCGAAACCAACTTACCACCAGCCTTTGGGGTTGGTAACACCTTTACCTTCTTTCTTATCAAATCGTAGACGCCCCAATTTAATCTTTCTTTCTTGTGATTTTCTCCTCCAATAATGACCACCAAATGGCCCTCTGTATAGACCATCGAATGGCGAACTCTCGGATCCAACTCAGGATATGAAGCTTCTATCCAGGCTAGATTCTCCGGGTCCAGCAAGTAAGTATTTCTCGACATGTATTTTCGGTTCGTAATTCCACCAGCCGCAACTATTCCTGCTTGTCCTCCTCCCAGTCTTTGCTGAGATAGTCTTTCGGTCATTGGTCTTATGACTATCCACTCCTCGCTTTTTAAATCGAACAGAAACGCCTTGTTATTATAAGGGTCATGATCAATATCATCTCGGACCCCACCGAAAACCAATATTTTGTTCTGGTAGCTAAAACACTGATGAAGCGCGAGTCCCCCTATCAAATCACTGCTAGTAGAGCCTTTCCAACTCAATGGATCATTTCCAATATTCTTAGGTGTGGTCACACAGCCAAGTGTTTTGAGTATCAGGAACATATATAGGAACTTCATGTAGTAACCTTCAATCGAAGTGGAGCCAATTTCTATATCTCGCGAAAGAAATAGGGCTTCAAGCCATCAATGATTATCAAAACCTATGAAAATATTTCTGCCAATAGATAATTCTTGACTTAACCGAAAACGAATATCATAGGAGACCATCAGGATTAATTGATATCAAATTTACTTTTTCGCTCCATGAGAAGACAGAGTTTGAATCACAAGCTAGACAAAGACTAGAGCAGTTTTTTTTGCCAGGAATAGGAATTTTATCTATACGCTGGAAATCGTGACAAGCATAAATCACTTGCCAAAGCTAGGGTCAGTACGGTGTAATATCCACCAATGCCAAATATGGATGAAGGATAAACGATGAGAAAGTTAAACCTCACGCTAGGTACTCTATTATTGACCCAGGTGTCTCTTGCTCAGGAAATGACGCTTTCGGATATCTTGAATCTAGAAGTCACGACAGCATCAAAAACAGCAGTCCCAAGCTCTGAAGCCCCTGCGACAATGTCGGTGATCACAAGAAATGATATCGAACTCTACGAGCGTCGCACCATCAACGAAGCCTTGTACAGCTTACCAGGCATGGTTCCCAGCCAAGACTATGATCGTCGCTCTATCTCGACTCGTGGTATTTTTGAAGGTTGGAACAACAATCACTATTTAATCCTTATAGATGGAATCCCCCATAATGATAATATCTATGGTAGCGCATATACCTGGGATAACACCCCTCTCATCTTCCTAAATCAAATGGAAGTCATTCGTGGAACAGGATCAGCGCTCTATGGAAGCTATGCCATGAATGGAGTCATCGGAATCAAATCCATAGAAGCTAAGGACTTTGCAAATAAGACAACCACCAAGTTTCGACTAGGAAATCGCAACACGACAACGTTTGATATGATTTCAGCGATTGATGGTGATGGTGTTGATACGGTAGTGTCGTTCTCTCAGTCCGAAACTGATGGAGTGGACTTCGAATCCTATGATGGATTTGCGAATCAAAAGCGCAAGGTTCAAGATGCCCGTAGTTCAAGCTATTTCTTCTCTAAATTCACTGCTGACAACGGTTTGGAATTTCAAGTCCATCGGCAGGATTGGAGCTTTCAAACCGGGCATGGCTGGTTCTTCATCATTCCCGAGCAGGAAGAAGCCATGAAAGAGAGTCGTTCAATTGCATCATTAAAGTACAACACATCATCTGATGGCATCGACTATGAGTTTGTCGGAAGGTTCCAACGTCATGAAGTAGATTGGAATATGAACTACTGGCCAGCGGCATCAACTGGGCTAGATCCTGATTCTTTCTATGCATCGGGAATGTGGGAGTACCTAAATTCTCATGCCGACGACCTTTTCCTAAGAGCCCAGTTCACTGGTGATCTAGGCAATGGGTCGTCCTGGCTTTTAGGCCTCGAAGAGACCGTGTTTCTCTATAGTGGCGACCAGGAGCACTATTCAAACCTGGATGACATCAACGACCCGAACACCGGCAATACTCCCAGCGGTGAAACCAAGGATTTAGGCGCTTGGTTGGAATACATCGAGGATCAACCTCTCTACAATTCCGCGATTTTTGCCCAGTATGTATCAGAAAAACTCGCCGATATGATAACCGTGACAGCTGGCGTACGATTCGATCAATTGTCGTTTAAATATCGCGATCTCGCAGTTTCAAGAGACACCATGAAGAATAAATCCTTTGAAAAGGTGTCTCCGCGACTAGCTATCGTGATGACTCCGAGCGAGAATGCTGTCGTAAAACTGATGGCTGGCTCGGCATTCAGGACACCAAGTCCTTCAGAATTAGCGGGCTATAACACCTGGACCCTTGCTTCGAATATTGAACAACTATCTTCTGAAACTGTTGATTCAGCTGAACTTAGTTTCGAATACCAGTTTAAAAAGTCAAAGTTCATTTTGAACCTTCATCAGACTGATTTCAAAGACCAGATTGCCTATGCCTCGCCCGATGCAGCCCAACCAAACCTTTCCACAAATATCTGGTCGGCGAAAACACAAGGTGTTGAACTAGCATACCACCTCTATGGAATGAATCATGGCATGTTTTTTACGGCTAGCCATAATATTAGAGTGGACGAGACAACTGATGACCCAGGTACGACAGCAGCACCTGACGACATTACTTGGGTACCGGCTAGTTCTGCTACCTTAGGGGGTCACTACTCATTTGCGAAGGTATCCCTCGCCTCTCAAGTTAACTACCTTGGAGAAACAAAACGGAAACCCTCTGATGTGCCAAACGACCTAAGATCAGAGTCCGTTGATGCCAGTACAACAATTGACTTTAAAGCAAGCTATAACATCACAAAAAGTGGAAAATTGGTGCTTTCTGGAAAGAACATTTTGGATGAAGAAGTATTTCTTGCAAAAGGTGGCAACAACCCATTCGACTATCAACAAGAAAAAATGAGGTACCTAGCAGGTTTAGACTTTACGTTCTAAACTTGATTGTAGTTTAGATAAGAAGACCAATTTTCAATATAGAGACGAAACTAGGTCTTCTTTCTCCTCTTTCCAAAGTCAACGTTTTTTAATCTATCCTAACTCTTTGATAGACTCTAGAATTGACTGGCACCATGGCTGATTATCTGGCCCGATCAACTCAAACATCTCCTCCATCCGAGTCACCGCTTCAGCATAAGCGCTAAGCTGCTGCGCCGTGTTTTCGACTTTTGCTAATGCTTCGTAAGCGAAGAATAGCTCTAGAGGATCAGTGCCATTATTTTCACAAATTGAAATGCCGTTTCTTGCAGCTTGTCGTGCCAGATCTAGATTTTGAGCCTTGAGATAACTCGCAGAAAGTCGGTATTCTGCACGCTCAACTTCAAGCCAAGACCCGATCATTTCCCAGTATTTTCGTGCTGTGAGAGCGGCGTCGATCATGAGAGCAGTAGCAGTTGGGTCAGGAATTGAGGTCTCGCTCTCGACATCAAGGGCTATATTGTTTGACGAAACTGCAAGGTCTCGAAGACCTTCAGATTCAGCGTTTCCGTCATCAACATATTTTTTCGCAAGTTCAAGGTGTTTCTTCGCTTCGTCCCAGTTTCCCTGATGAGCAAAAGATGCTGAAGCCAAAGCATAAGACGACACTTTATAAGCTGTTGACTTTTGAGATTGCTCTTCTGCAGGTCTCATGTTCAAGCTAGCTGCCTCGGAGAACTTAGCCGATAGCTCTGCAACCCTCAGATCTGGATGCTCCTCGGAATGAGACTGAAGGCTCTCAAGAACAGCTTCAAACTGTGAAAGGTCTTTAAGGTGGGAGATAGTCACATGATATGAGATTTTTAGGAGTGCTATCAGGTCTTGTTCCGATTTGATGAGCGATACGCCGTGAATTAATCTCTCAGCAACCCCATGAGGGTCCTGTCCATGGCGAGCCCAGGAATCGCCGATATACTTTTTAAACATGGCAACTCACGATCAAAAGGTTGATACTTCCATCAGTATTCGCTCCCATAGAGCTTGAGGGGACTGCGGCAAGCAACAAAAGAGAGGCCAAAGCCTCTCTTTAACGTAGATGATTTATTTAGAAATTTTTATAAGCCTCGTTACTTCTTTTCAAGAATCAGTGTTTTTTCATCAAGAGTGACAATTTCACGGTCTAAGGTCTTGACCTGATAGACATCAGAAACTTGACCCAGTCGGTCTTTTAGGAGTAAGTCGACAGACTCTTGGTCAGATACAGACAAGCGAAGTTTCGTGCGGAGATAGTCGTCTTCCGAAATTTCTATTTGACGCGCCCAACCTCCACCTGTAACATGCCCAGCGAACGCTGTACTTCCGATAAAAATAAAGCACATTAGAAACTTTTTCATACCTAGTCCTCTTTCCGATCGTCATAGTTCAACAGGATTGATATGTTAGCCAACCTGTCCTTTGGACCTACTGAGTTTTCTCTAATTACTTTCAGCTCTTTAACTAAGCGGCTTAAAGCTTTATGTGTCTTATCATATTCGTCCTGACTTTGGTATTCAAGCTGATTGAAAAATGCAGCCCCTTTGCCAATGTTCGTCGCGTCGAACCATTTTGCGCTCGCTTCAATCCGCTTGATTGCCTCACGGGGCGATGCACCAGTTGTACGTCTATCTCTAGAGAATATACGGCCTCCCCGCTCCATGAGAAAGCCCTCTTCCAGTAGGTATTCAAGCCGACCGAGACCCAAAACCTCTCCGTAACGCCTGGCAATGGTTTCTCTTGTGGTACCATTCTCGTGGGACCCTAAGCCCATGATAAAAAAATCCACGTGGTCAAATTCAGGGTTCGTTGGAGCAACGACTCTATCACTCTCAATAGTAGCATTGTAGGACGCCGACCATTCTGGTTTGTAGGGAGCGATGAGTGCGACGATCTCACTAGGCGTCATGAAGTTAGAAAGTAGCGGAACTACTGTGTTTTCTATCGAAGGGTCCGTCACTTCCCGCTGCATTAAACGCCTGATTGTAGAATAGCTCACACCAGGAGTCTTCCTCACCAGTGTCGCCATGTTTCGATTTCTGCCAGAATCAAAATAGCTTTGAAGTTTTCGAATTACATCATCGATTAACATCATATATCCGAAATTTAATGTTCACTCTGAGCACCCTTATTGATCGCGAGTTAAGCATTACGAGCGCTTCAATTCAAGAGGAAACTAAGCTATATCGGCTAACATCCCTTTGAACGCCAAATTAACACATCTAGTGACCCTATTCTCGTGGGCAACGAATCTTTACTTTCGACCACTAAGTCCGTCAAAACGTTAATTGAGTTCCGAACATTCTCCTCAAGAACTAATCTTTTAGACCGCTAAGCCGATACCCTCAGTGAACTGAACCACCAGTCATCAGGATTCTTTCGGCTTGAAACAAAGTAACGCCTGAGGACTTTGAGCTCACTGGCATTTCAGGATTGACGAGGCAGCGTGACTATTTACCAATATTTTCTTAGATCTATCGTAATAGCAGGGAGCTTCTCGGCTCCAGTCTTATCGTTAGCTGAAGCTTCCCAGTCAAATCTTGACCTTACACTAAAAAAACTAATCGACTTTCACCAGCTAAAAGGCGAGCCCCAACTGGCCATTCCGAAGGTCGATATCAAATCCCCTATGGCGCAACTGGGGAAAAGGCTGTTCTTCTCGCCCACACTTTCTGGCAACAACGATATCGCCTGCGTTACATGCCACCATCCCGTTCTAGGCGGTAGCGACAAGCTTCCTCTACCCGTAGGTATCGATGCCATAGATCCTGATAAGATTGGCCCTGGGCGCGAGCAGTCACCGAAGTCACCTGAGTTCGATGGCGGCCCAAATGTACCCCGCAATTCACTTTCAACGTTCAATACCGTTTTTTATAGTCGATGTATGTTTTGGGATTGCCGGGTAGAAGCGCTTGGTGCGGCTCCTGGGAAGAACGGACTTGATCACACCACCATGCGGACTCCAGACACATCTATGGGCATGTCGCGTATTCGAGCAAAAAACCTCTTGGAGGCACAGGCCGCGTTTCCTGTTACCTCAAACGAAGAGATGCGGGGATTCTTTCTGGATGGCGAAGATAACGGCCTACTGAGGAGAACCTTAGCAAAACGGTTCGCCGATAATCCCAAGCAATGGCTTGAGGACTTCCGAAAAGCATTTGAAAAGCCGAAGGCAGGAAAAGAGATCATTACCTTTGAAAACATCGTAACTGCTATTGCCGCCTATGAGGCGAGTCAGGTTTTTGTCGATAATCCTTGGAAAGACTATGTGAACGGCGACTTGTCTGCTCTGTCAGAAGACGCAAAGAAGGGCGCACTCCTATTCTTTCAATCCCCTTCGCAGGGAGGTTATGGATGCGCCGCGTGTCATTCAGGAGACTTTTTCACAGATGAATCATTTCATGTGACAGCCATGCCTCAAATCGGTCGTGGAAAGGATGATGGCGAACATGAAGATAATGACTTCGGTCGATTTATTCTAAGCGGTGATCCCGTTCATAAATTCGCATTCCGTACACCAACACTGCTCAATGTTGAAGTTACGACGCCCTATGGCCATGCAGGTGCCTATAAGTCCTTGCGATCAACCATCAGACACATGATCAATCCACAGCAAGCTCTATTGAAATACGATTATAGCCTCAAGCAGCTCGATATGAAGATTCAGAACTCTAACGCCAAGAAGAATACTAAAGAAGCCCTCAAGCAACTGAACCACCTACAAGCTAACGGCAAAAGTAAACTAAAGTCACAGCCTATCAACGAGAAGCATGTGGATCAGTTACTCGAATTTCTCCTAACACTTACCGATCCTTGTACGAAGCAGGCAAGCTGCCTGATCGATTGGTTTTTAATTAAATGAGATTATAGCTGCCTATGAACACAACAAAGAACCTACTCATACTTGTTGCAACTGGTGTCGTTGTCATACTATCAATCTCAACGAATCACTTTTTTTCAAAGTCACCTCCTACTGAGCAGAAGGAAATAGCCTTTATGGAGGTAAGCTCCGGCCAAGACGCCACTATTCTCAAGGCCAAATTCTTTCCCAAATTAGATCATGATACAACTGGATTTCAAAGGCTAGAGGGACATGACATTGGCTTGGATAAAGGCTATATGTACGAACTGCGAGACTACACGGACCCATTTTGGTTCGGTCGCGGAACTGCCAGTGGCGACTACGATAAAGATGGCTGGCAAGACCTAATATTGGGTTCTAACTCAGGATTTCACCTCTACAAAAATATGGGTGGGCACTTTGAACGCCAACCCATCGATCAATCAGCTATTAAAGACTTCCTTGTCTTTGCAGTGGCCTTTGTTGACTTAAACAATGATGGTTGGCTGGATATATTCTTTAGTACATTCAATCAAGGTAACCACATTATCCTAAATCAAAATGGAACCTTCGATACCAGAAAGCTAACTCCAGTGCCGAACCGCAATGGGGTGATCACTTTAAGCCCTGGCTTCTCTGATCTCGATAAAAATGGCTATCTCGACATAGTCAACGGTAATATCGCACTTGGAGTTGTCACGGGATTCTATGTAGTAGATTCTCGCCGTCACAATTCAATTGTCTTTAATCAAGACTTAAAATTTAGGGAAGCTCCCATTGAATCAAACTCTGGCGAGACTATGGCAACTCTTATCTCTGACATCAATAACGATGGTATCCTAGATATCTACTTTGGAAACGACTTTATGGAGGGGGACAAAATCCTTCTTGGCACCGGTTCTGGTTTTAAAGAGGTCAAGGGCAGCAAGTTCATTCCCTACACTCCGTTTTTCTCTATGGGCGCAGACACAGGTGATATCAATAACGATCTGAATCTAGACTTTTTGGTAACGGGCACCATGTATATGGCACCTTTTGTGGGCCAAAGCCCCATTGACGGCAGGAGTGTAGAAGAATATAGCAAATTCAAGGGTACATCGGAAACATGCGATGCCATCGCAAATCCAGAATTTAGATCCCATTGCAAAAAGATCAGAGATACAGACTATATTAGAGGGCTCGATAGAACTCAAATCATGACTCAGAAGAACAAAAATGAACGGCCGACAAGTTGCAAGGGTTTCGAAGGAATAGAAAAAGACATATGCCTTACGAAAAGGATGTGGACACTGATCACAACTGAAGAGAATCCTAAAAGCTGCCAAGGAAACTATGGAGAAGATGAACGGTTGGAGACTATTTGTGAGATCCTAAAAATTCGCGTGCGTAAGCTTGAGCGCAAGGATATGTACGGCAGCATTCCTCAAGATGATAGAAACATGCTTTATAGCTTCGACCCAGATACTAAGACTCTAAAAGCAGTTCCAGGTTTTGAACACCCAGGTGGGTGGACCTGGAATAGCCGCATTGTCGATCTCGATAACGACGGCTGGCAAGATATAATGACATCTGATGGCACCATAAGAACTGATGACTTCGGTTGGAATGTCCTGATGAAAAACATCGATGGTCAAAGGTTTGAGCAACAACAATTCACCCAAGGAGTCGTGTCAGACTTCGGACTTTACTCCTTTGTAACCGTCGATATGGATAACGACGGCGACTTGGACTTGATCGGCAATTCCGCCGAGGGCCCCATTCAAGTTTACAAAAATAATTCTTCTGGTAATAACAACAGCATTACCATAAGCTTGTCCGACCCTGTGGGGAATCGCTTTGGTATCGGTGCCAAGATTATTGTCCGATCAAAAGCTAGCAACATGGCTCAGATCCGTGAAATCAAAGCAAGCGGAGGTTATATGAGTTTCGAGCCAGCCCTTGCACATTTTGGCCTTGGAAGTGTTCAAGCTATCGATTCCATTGAAGTGCAGTGGCCTGACAAAAATCATAAGGTATATGACGGTCCCTTTGAGGCGAATCATCACTATCGTATCGTTCGAGCGCCCCCCCAGGACTAGATTATCCAACTTGTTCCATCTTAAGGCACTACCGCACAGGATCTATCGACAACGGCGTGATTCCTATCGAAGGAGTATTATGAAAATCTCAAATGCGATCCCGCAGCTTCCTAGCTTTGACCTGATGTTAACGAAAAACTTCTACGAGTCCCTTGGGTTCTCTTGCGCGGCCTTGCTAACAGAGCACGGCATCGCTATTCTGGAACGAGACGACATTGTTCTCCACTTTTGGAAGACAGACTCGGAAGAGCAAGCTCAAGAGTATGGTAAAGTGTCCAGCTGCTACTTGATTGTTGAAGGCATTGATCAACTCTACCAAGAGTTCCAACATAATAGGGTTACCTTTCGATATGGATTGCAAACCATGCCTTGGGGCATGAGGGAAATGCAAGTTGATGACCCTTATGGGAATGCGATTAAGTTTGGGGAGAAACTAAATGACTAGAGCTGCTGAGCGACACCGAGCTAGTGTCGCCCACAAGGCAGCCTTCGGTTGGATGCAACCGAGATTCCAGGGAACAAAAAGATAATCATCTGTTATTATTAAGTTTTCCAGCGCAACCTCCCCCAATTCAAGATCAAACATGCTGATCGACAAGTATGACATTTCCATCGGGATCTCGAAGTGTGAAGCTTCCTGGCCCACTCCCTTCACCTGAAGGGTCTGATTGCTGCTGAAGCTCGTAGCCCCTAGCCTTTAGTTCATCCTGAAGCTGGCGAACATCTGTATAGCCAGACACCTCTTTGGCATTTTGATCCCAACCAGGGTTGAAGGTCATAATATTGTTGTCAAACATTCCCTGAAACAGCCCAATGAGATGAGAGCCATTTTTCATGATAAGCCAATTTTGCTCAACATCACCCCCAAAAACCTCAAACCCTAGGCCTTCATAGAACGATTTTGATTTTTGGATATTTTTTACCGCCAGGCTGATTGAGAATGCACCGAGATCCATGATCCCTCCTTTGAGTAGTTTATACTGCCGATTAAGAAAGCCACATCTTCATTCCCTCGTGAGTCCCTTTGAAGCCAAGCTTTTCATAGAAGCGGATGGCGTCTGGCCGCTGCTTGTCGCTCGTTAATTGTATCATGTGACAAGATCGTTCACGGGCTCGATCGATCACCCAATCGAAAAATTGGCTACCAAGATGCTGCCCTCTGTAATCTCGATGGATGCGAACCCCCTCAACCAAACATCGCCAGCTCCCTCGATAGGTGAGATAGGGGATAAAACTTAACTGCATCATCCCGATCACGCGATCTTCGAGTGACGCTACGATCAATTCCTGATTGGGATCTTTATCGATCTCCTGGAATATTTTGCGATAGCTGTCCACCAAGGGAAGACTGGCATCCTCTCTTTCTTGACCCAAAGGATCATCCGCTAGCATTCCTACAAGAGCTGGTAGGTCCTCAACCTTAGCCTTTCGAAAATCTATCACCCGTGGCTTCACCATGTACTCCCCCTCACCACATGACATGGAAATGACCTCTCAACGAGAGATCGAATCAAAGTAGGTTTCTAGTTCGTCAGTATTGATTGCAGTATTCAAAACCGAAAAGGCAAGTTTGCCCGCCAAGCTTTCGATGGACTGATACCACTCGGGAAGCAGCTTCGGCTGATCAAGCCTGCCATCTAAAAGAGCTTCCTCTAAGGTGAAGCAATCTTCGATAGTGACTCGGCCGCAGAAAAGGGTATGAATGATCGACTGTCGGTTCTTATGAAAAGCCCAGAGAAAGAGGGCAAAAACCTTGAATAAACCATCCAAATAAACAGAATCCTTTGTGAACACACTCCCTCCTTCTGGTATCCCTCCCCTAAAGAGCCGAACGGTGGATCGATAACTTTCTTGAGGTGTTTGTCCGTTTTCTAAATAAAACTCAAAGACATCGATAAAATCAGCTCCATCGAGGGCTAGTTCGGTGGCTAAGACACGCAGTGCCAACCTATCCAGGCGCTGAATATCGATGGCACCTGTGATCACTTCACTAAATGTTGCCAAGCCCTCTTGGGTCTTCGTTGTTCTAGGTGATCCCCGCCCCAAAACTTTCAAAACAGATTGGTGCTGGCCATTTATTGCTGTGAGAGAATGGGTCATCACTTCGTGAACAAGGAGCTGAGGACCATCATACCGATTAAAACAGGTCTGATCCCGTAGCTTTACCTGTGATGGGCTAGCCGCAGCCTTTGCCACAAGGTCTGGCACCACCAGAATCTTTGGAGCAAGGTTCCCCATGGATGCTACGCCTCGTTCTAGCTCCTCTGCTACAACCCGAGCTGGCAA
This region of Pseudobacteriovorax antillogorgiicola genomic DNA includes:
- a CDS encoding tyrosine/phenylalanine carboxypeptidase domain-containing protein → MIKREELQEINEQAVSLIQKVDLLASLTWPKQLEIDFLENWRTGNPKIPKPEYQAMSQDMTDIRDHLEKLLSRLPSDDPLSQVTEETIGSYIDAISLIEQRGTARFGDLSIEVYGRPGDKIPGTQVTNLDAAERFRRVADSFKHPFVEEPEECLPARVVAEELERGVASMGNLAPKILVVPDLVAKAAASPSQVKLRDQTCFNRYDGPQLLVHEVMTHSLTAINGQHQSVLKVLGRGSPRTTKTQEGLATFSEVITGAIDIQRLDRLALRVLATELALDGADFIDVFEFYLENGQTPQESYRSTVRLFRGGIPEGGSVFTKDSVYLDGLFKVFALFLWAFHKNRQSIIHTLFCGRVTIEDCFTLEEALLDGRLDQPKLLPEWYQSIESLAGKLAFSVLNTAINTDELETYFDSISR
- a CDS encoding GNAT family N-acetyltransferase, translating into MVKPRVIDFRKAKVEDLPALVGMLADDPLGQEREDASLPLVDSYRKIFQEIDKDPNQELIVASLEDRVIGMMQLSFIPYLTYRGSWRCLVEGVRIHRDYRGQHLGSQFFDWVIDRARERSCHMIQLTSDKQRPDAIRFYEKLGFKGTHEGMKMWLS
- a CDS encoding CRTAC1 family protein, whose product is MNTTKNLLILVATGVVVILSISTNHFFSKSPPTEQKEIAFMEVSSGQDATILKAKFFPKLDHDTTGFQRLEGHDIGLDKGYMYELRDYTDPFWFGRGTASGDYDKDGWQDLILGSNSGFHLYKNMGGHFERQPIDQSAIKDFLVFAVAFVDLNNDGWLDIFFSTFNQGNHIILNQNGTFDTRKLTPVPNRNGVITLSPGFSDLDKNGYLDIVNGNIALGVVTGFYVVDSRRHNSIVFNQDLKFREAPIESNSGETMATLISDINNDGILDIYFGNDFMEGDKILLGTGSGFKEVKGSKFIPYTPFFSMGADTGDINNDLNLDFLVTGTMYMAPFVGQSPIDGRSVEEYSKFKGTSETCDAIANPEFRSHCKKIRDTDYIRGLDRTQIMTQKNKNERPTSCKGFEGIEKDICLTKRMWTLITTEENPKSCQGNYGEDERLETICEILKIRVRKLERKDMYGSIPQDDRNMLYSFDPDTKTLKAVPGFEHPGGWTWNSRIVDLDNDGWQDIMTSDGTIRTDDFGWNVLMKNIDGQRFEQQQFTQGVVSDFGLYSFVTVDMDNDGDLDLIGNSAEGPIQVYKNNSSGNNNSITISLSDPVGNRFGIGAKIIVRSKASNMAQIREIKASGGYMSFEPALAHFGLGSVQAIDSIEVQWPDKNHKVYDGPFEANHHYRIVRAPPQD
- a CDS encoding TonB-dependent receptor, with protein sequence MRKLNLTLGTLLLTQVSLAQEMTLSDILNLEVTTASKTAVPSSEAPATMSVITRNDIELYERRTINEALYSLPGMVPSQDYDRRSISTRGIFEGWNNNHYLILIDGIPHNDNIYGSAYTWDNTPLIFLNQMEVIRGTGSALYGSYAMNGVIGIKSIEAKDFANKTTTKFRLGNRNTTTFDMISAIDGDGVDTVVSFSQSETDGVDFESYDGFANQKRKVQDARSSSYFFSKFTADNGLEFQVHRQDWSFQTGHGWFFIIPEQEEAMKESRSIASLKYNTSSDGIDYEFVGRFQRHEVDWNMNYWPAASTGLDPDSFYASGMWEYLNSHADDLFLRAQFTGDLGNGSSWLLGLEETVFLYSGDQEHYSNLDDINDPNTGNTPSGETKDLGAWLEYIEDQPLYNSAIFAQYVSEKLADMITVTAGVRFDQLSFKYRDLAVSRDTMKNKSFEKVSPRLAIVMTPSENAVVKLMAGSAFRTPSPSELAGYNTWTLASNIEQLSSETVDSAELSFEYQFKKSKFILNLHQTDFKDQIAYASPDAAQPNLSTNIWSAKTQGVELAYHLYGMNHGMFFTASHNIRVDETTDDPGTTAAPDDITWVPASSATLGGHYSFAKVSLASQVNYLGETKRKPSDVPNDLRSESVDASTTIDFKASYNITKSGKLVLSGKNILDEEVFLAKGGNNPFDYQQEKMRYLAGLDFTF
- a CDS encoding bleomycin resistance protein, with the protein product MKISNAIPQLPSFDLMLTKNFYESLGFSCAALLTEHGIAILERDDIVLHFWKTDSEEQAQEYGKVSSCYLIVEGIDQLYQEFQHNRVTFRYGLQTMPWGMREMQVDDPYGNAIKFGEKLND
- a CDS encoding VOC family protein; this translates as MDLGAFSISLAVKNIQKSKSFYEGLGFEVFGGDVEQNWLIMKNGSHLIGLFQGMFDNNIMTFNPGWDQNAKEVSGYTDVRQLQDELKARGYELQQQSDPSGEGSGPGSFTLRDPDGNVILVDQHV
- a CDS encoding cytochrome-c peroxidase, giving the protein MTIYQYFLRSIVIAGSFSAPVLSLAEASQSNLDLTLKKLIDFHQLKGEPQLAIPKVDIKSPMAQLGKRLFFSPTLSGNNDIACVTCHHPVLGGSDKLPLPVGIDAIDPDKIGPGREQSPKSPEFDGGPNVPRNSLSTFNTVFYSRCMFWDCRVEALGAAPGKNGLDHTTMRTPDTSMGMSRIRAKNLLEAQAAFPVTSNEEMRGFFLDGEDNGLLRRTLAKRFADNPKQWLEDFRKAFEKPKAGKEIITFENIVTAIAAYEASQVFVDNPWKDYVNGDLSALSEDAKKGALLFFQSPSQGGYGCAACHSGDFFTDESFHVTAMPQIGRGKDDGEHEDNDFGRFILSGDPVHKFAFRTPTLLNVEVTTPYGHAGAYKSLRSTIRHMINPQQALLKYDYSLKQLDMKIQNSNAKKNTKEALKQLNHLQANGKSKLKSQPINEKHVDQLLEFLLTLTDPCTKQASCLIDWFLIK
- a CDS encoding kelch repeat-containing protein; its protein translation is MKFLYMFLILKTLGCVTTPKNIGNDPLSWKGSTSSDLIGGLALHQCFSYQNKILVFGGVRDDIDHDPYNNKAFLFDLKSEEWIVIRPMTERLSQQRLGGGQAGIVAAGGITNRKYMSRNTYLLDPENLAWIEASYPELDPRVRHSMVYTEGHLVVIIGGENHKKERLNWGVYDLIRKKVKVLPTPKAGGKLVSHVAEPMGRNVFVWGGFQNNKRSNDGFIVFPDNSTWEKVAPSPLSPRSNARSVSFGNQKVLIWGGANPERDSNSGAIYDGLTNSWRSVPSIPDKRYSVIKNPSLTLVDETSVLLWGGRFETHEFSNDGWILDLRLLRWKRFPQKGVPEGRMHHCMLKHGNALFLFGGIGGEPSALKHFRVPYVLDFDTSELELQSLAE